In the genome of Vibrio ziniensis, the window CTTTGTTCGAAATATAAAAAAGAATCGTTCTTATTACCAGTAAGTTTTACACGTTATTCAGATCGATTAGTTATAAAAAAGGAGAACAATTTGAAGGTGAAAATAGTTAGTTGAAGAACACGAATAGTAAGGATATTTAAGGTGCTGTTTTTATATGATTTATAATAAAGAAAATGCATCACAAGAGAGAAAATCTTTATAACTAAACTTCAATCTCTAATTAATACCATCCTAGATAAAAATATGATCAGACTGAGCATCGGTAGAACAGCGAATAGGAAATTATCCAGAATGGTATAAATGAGCATCTGAAACTAAGCGAAAAAGCAAAAAGGGAAGCCGAAGCTTCCCTTTTCTAATGCGAGGTTCGCAGTAAAATTTCGCGATTAAGCGAAGATTTTAGCTACAACACCAGCACCAACTGTACGGCCACCTTCGCGGATCGCGAAACGTAGACCTTCGTCCATCGCGATTGGTGCGATTAGATCAACAGTCATCTTGATGTTGTCGCCTGGCATTACCATTTCCACGCCTTCTGGTAGAGAGATATCACCAGTTACGTCAGTTGTACGGAAGTAGAACTGTGGACGGTAGCCTTTGAAGAACGGAGTATGACGGCCGCCTTCGTCTTTAGAAAGTACGTATACTTCTGATTCGAACTTAGTGTGTGGTGTGATTGAACCAGGCTTAGCTAGTACTTGGCCACGTTCTACGTCATCACGCTTAGTACCACGTAGTAGTGCACCAACGTTCTCACCCGCACGACCTTCGTCTAGAAGCTTACGGAACATCTCAACACCTGTACAAGTTGTTGTAGTTGTGTCGTGGATACCAACGATTGCAACTTCATCACCAACTTTCAGGATACCGCGCTCGATACGGCCAGTTACTACTGTACCACGACCTTGGATTGAGAATACGTCTTCGATTGGCATTAGGAACGGCATGTCTACTGCACGCTCTGGCTCTGGAATGTACTCATCAAGTGCTTTTGCAAGCTCAATGATTTTCTCTTCCCACTGTGGTTCGCCGTTTAGCGCACCTAGTGCTGAACCTTGGATAACTGGTAGGTCATCACCTGGGAAATCGTACTCAGATAGAAGTTCACGAACTTCCATTTCTACTAGTTCTAGTAGCTCTTCATCGTCAACCATGTCACATTTGTTCATGAATACGATGATGTAAGGGATACCAACCTGACGGCCTAGTAGGATGTGCTCACGAGTTTGTGGCATTGGACCATCTGTTGCAGCAACAACTAGGATACCACCGTCCATTTGCGCAGCACCTGTGATCATGTTTTTAACATAGTCAGCGTGTCCTGGGCAGTCTACGTGTGCGTAGTGACGAGCTGGAGTATCGTATTCTACGTGAGATGTAGAGATTGTGATACCGCGCTCACGCTCTTCTGGAGCGTTATCGATTGATGCGAAGTCACGAGCTTTACCACCGTATACTTTTGAAAGAGTAGTACAGATAGCTGCTGTTAGAGTTGTTTTACCGTGGTCAACGTGGCCGATAGTACCAACGTTTACGTGCGGTTTCGTACGTTCAAATTTTTCTTTAGACACGTTCGTGTTCCTTCCTAGTTATGATTCACCTTAAGTAACGTTCACTCAAGGCGCGCCAGAATTTGCTATTTTATGCGCCAACGCTCGTCAGCGCAATAGATTCGTTATTAATCAAATAACGTTAACCGCGTTCCGCAATAATTGCTTCCGCAATATTTTTAGGAACCTCAGCGTACTCACTAAACTCCATAGAGTAAGAAGCACGGCCTTGGGTCGCAGAACGTAGGTCCGTTGCATAACCAAACATCTCAGAGAGTGGTACTTTAGCATGGATAATTTTCAGACCAGCAAGGCCATCATCCATACCTTCGATCATGCCGCGACGACGGTTTAAGTCACCAACAACATCACCCATCCAATCTTCTGGAGTGGTTACTTCAACTTTCATTAGCGGTTCAAGAATAACTGGGTTTGCTTCAAGCGCACCTTTCTTGAATGCCATTGAGCCAGCGATTTTAAACGCCATCTCACTTGAGTCGACATCGTGGAATGAACCATCAAAGAGTGTAGCCTTAACATCCAAAACTGGGTAGCCAGCCAACACACCGTTGTTCATTTGCTCCTCGATACCTTTCGCTACCGGAGCGATGAATTCCTTAGGAATTGCACCACCAACGATCTCGTCAACGAAGACAAAGCCCTGACCTACTTCAGCAGGTTCAATCTTCAGCCAAACGTGACCATATTGACCACGACCACCAGACTGACGAACAAATTTGCCTTCTACTTCCGATTTACCACGAATGGTTTCACGGTAAGCAACCTGAGGTTTACCCACGTTGCAGTCAACGCTGAATTCGCGTTTCATACGATCAACGATGATGTCCAGATGAAGCTCGCCCATACCAGAGATCAGTGTTTGACCCGTTTCTTGGTCTGTTTCAACACGGAATGATGGGTCTTCTGCTGCTAGTTTACCTAGCGCAATTGCCATTTTCTCTTGGTCAGCGGTAGAACGTGGTTCTACTGCGATCTGAATAACTGGCGTAGGGAATTCCATACGTTCCAGAATCACTTTGTGGTTCTGGTCACATAGAGTGTCACCTGTCGTTACATCTTTCAGACCGATCGCTGCGGCGATATCGCCAGCACGAACTTCTTTAATCTCTTCACGCTTGTTAGCGTGCATTTGCACGATACGACCAAAACGCTCTTTCTTCTGTTTCACTGAGTTGTAAACTGCATCACCTGAGTTTACCACACCAGAATAAACACGCATGAAAGTGAGTGTCCCCACAAATGGGTCAGTCGCAATCTTGAATGCTAGTGCTGAAAACGGCTCGTTGTCGTCTGCATGACGCTCAACTTCATGATCGTTTTCATCAACACCTTTGATTGAAGGTACGTCAATCGGAGCAGGTAGGTATTCTACAACCGCATCCAGAACTGCTTGCACACCTTTGTTTTTAAACGCACTACCACAAGTAGCCAGTACGATTTCGTTGTTTAGTGTACGTTGACGTAACGCTTGCTTGATTTCTGCTTCAGTAAGCTCACCATCATCAAGGTATTTTTCCATCAATTCTTCACTTGCTTCAGCAGCAGTCTCAACCAAGTGGCTGCGCCATTCTTCAGCAAGTTCTTGCATATCAGCCGGAATATCTTCGTATGTGAACGTCATGCCTTGATCGGCTTCATTCCAGTTGATGGCTTTCATCTTGATAAGGTCGATAACACCTCTAAACTCTTCTTCCGCACCAATGTTTAGTTGGATTGGAACCGGAGTTGCACCAAGACGATTTTTAATTTGGTTTACAACGCGTAGGAAATCTGCGCCTGCACGGTCCATTTTGTTTACAAATACGATACGTGGTACGTGGTACTTGTTTGCTTGACGCCATACAGTTTCAGACTGAGGTTCAACACCTGATGCGCCACAGAACACAACCACTGCACCATCAAGCACACGAAGTGAACGCTCTACTTCGATAGTAAAGTCAACATGTCCAGGGGTATCAATGATGTTGATGCGGTGATCTTGGAATTGTGCTTCCATACCACGCCAGAAAGTCGTAGTCGCAGCTGAAGTGATAGTGATACCACGTTCCTGCTCCTGTTCCATCCAGTCCATGGTTGCGGCGCCATCGTGAACTTCACCGATTTTGTGAGAAAGGCCAGTGTAGAACAGAATACGTTCAGTAGTCGTTGTTTTACCTGCATCTACGTGAGCACAGATACCGATGTTACGGTAGCGCTCAATAGGAGTTTTGCGAGCCACGATTGAATCCTCTTATTAGAGATAGGGACTATTGCTATATCTAAAACTGTTGTCAGTTAAAAAACTATTGTTAGCTAAAAAACCGGCCTCTAGATATAGCAATAGTTCCTAGCAAAAGCATAGGAACTAAAGGAGTGCTGCAAGGAACCTTGCAGCACTGAAAGGTATTACCAACGGTAATGAGCAAACGCTTTGTTAGCTTCAGCCATACGGTGAACGTCTTCACGTTTCTTAACAGCTGTACCTTTGTTTTCTGACGCGTCTAGCATTTCAGCAGCTAGGCGAGCAGCCATAGATTTTTCACCACGCTTACGCGCAGCTTCAACTAACCAACGCATAGCAAGTGCGTTACGGCGAACCGGACGTACTTCTACTGGAACTTGATAAGTTGAACCACCAACACGGCGAGACTTAACTTCTACCGCTGGGCGTACATTTTCAAGAGCTTCTTCAAATACAGCTAAGTGATCTTTACCAGATTTCTCAGCCATAGTGTCTAGTGCAGTGTAAACGATTTTTTCTGCAGTAGATTTTTTACCGTCAACCATAAGGATGTTAACGAATTTTGCCAGCAGTTCAGATTTGAACTTTGGATCTGGAAGGATCTTACGCTGACCAATAACGCGACGACGTGGCATGGAATATTCTCCGTTGTCTTCTTCAGGTTATCCAAAACTTTTCAGTTTCTTCAAATATACAATAATTAATTTAGTGTTTGGCCTTACTTAACGGAATCCATTAAGACTTAGGACGCTTCACACCGTACTTAGAACGAGCTTGTTTACGATCGTTCACGCCTGCACAGTCAAGTGCACCACGAACGGTGTGGTAACGCACACCTGGAAGGTCTTTAACACGACCACCACGGATAAGAACAACAGAGTGCTCTTGAAGGTTGTGACCTTCACCGCCGATGTACGAAGTCACTTCGAAGCCGTTTGTTAGACGTACACGACAAACTTTACGAAGTGCTGAGTTAGGTTTTTTAGGTGTAGTAGTGTAAACACGAGTACATACACCACGTTTTTGTGGGCACGCTTCTAGTGCTGGCACGTTGCTTTTAACAACTTGCTTTGCACGTGGCTTGCGAACCAACTGGTTAATAGTTGCCATTAACTAGCTCCTGATTTGCTGAAATTAGCTTTGTGAAAAATCTATCCCTACTCACAATGCGTAAATAGGGACGCAAAATTCTATGCAGCAGTGGGATGTGTGTCAAGAAATATACAGATCTTTTTTTAGCCCGTTTCTGGACATAAAAGTGTACTGAAGACTCAGAAGAAGAATACTTCTACCAAGATATTGATTTTGAATGACTTATCGTTAATTCAACAAACTCAAATCTATTGATAATTTGAATGTTTTGTGCGGAGTTTTCTGACCACCCTCTGGCTTGGAGATCCTCTTGCAACGCAAATATCTGACCAGTCACGACGATTTGAGAATAATATTCAGAATGTTGGCTCGAGGCGTAAACAGCATTCTCCACCAGCAAAAGATCATCTGTCGGTTGCAGGTAACGAGACACAAGCTTCAGTTTTTCCAAAGATTTTACGATATGTAGCACCAGTACACCTCAGAAAGTTAGCAGTTGGTCAAATTCATTCCACTGCTGTGCAATTTGCTGTGGAGAGACAATTTTGCCATCGATGATTAAATCGCTCGCCCCTAGTCCCCAGTCTTGCAGGCTTTGCTCACAAATATAACGCTGCTCAATATCATATAAATCGAGCAACTTAAACGCACTGATGTAGTCTCGACTCAAAACTTGAGACGGATCCTGACCATTTAACAGTTGCAACACCCCTTCACCAACGAAGAAAATGGCTAACTCTTCCGAATACGCTGAAGCGGCTAAAATGGCGTCCAGTCCTTCTCGGGCTGAAGAGGTACCATGGGGAGCCGTATGAAAAATGAAAGCAACTTTCTTCAAAATTGAACCACTCTATCCTGACTAAGCAAGGCTTCCGCTAAACTGCCTAGCCCTGATTGCTCAAAGTGTTCGGCAAGATTGGCTGAAGGTAGTTGATGTTGACTCGCTTCGTCTTGACCAATGACACCCCGTCGCAGGGCTGCAGCTACACAGGTTTCCAATCGAACCTGATGTTTAGTTGCCAGTGATTGCCAAGCCTTCACCAGATCAAACTCATCGTTGGCAGGTACAGTCAGTTTCGACGCATTGAACACACCATCTTGATAGAAAAAAACACTTTCCAACTGGTGCCCTTTTTCTATCAAAGCTTGTGCAAACAAATAAGCATTACGCGCAGACTGAGTTCCGTACACAGATCCATTGACCACTAAAGAGTAAGTCAAGGAAGTGGGATTTGAACTCACGCTTCATCATCCTCTGTTTTACGCTGACGGATATACAGGTAAACCGTGTGTTTAGAGATGTTAAGACGATCTGCAACACGGTTAATTGCATCTTTAATATCAAAGATACCTTTATCAAACAGCGCCATAACGATTTGACGGTTCTTGGTATTGTTCGACACAGTTTTATCGGTGTTGATCTCTTCAATCGTACGCTCTACCGTTTGGTCTACCAGCTCTTCTACATCACTTGCGAAGTTAACTGAAGAAGCAGCATCTTGCGCTTCTTGAGTAGGCATAAAAGATTGAAGAACCTGAGAGAACGGTGCATCAAGGTTGACGTTAATACACAACAGGCCAATAACACGATTCTCACCATTACGGATAGCCACCGTAATCGACTTCATCAACACACCACCTTTCGCGCGTGTGAAATAAGAACGAGAGAAGTTGCGTTCTGAACCTTCGATATCGCGCAGCATTTTTAACGCAAGGTCGGTAATAGGCGAACCTACTTGTCGACCCGTGTTTTCACCGTTAGCGATTTTAATTGCAGAGGTATTTAAATCTTCTAATGAGTGCAAAACAATCTCACAGAAAGGACCAATCAAGCTGGCAATGCCATCTACAACGGCTTCATAAGAGCGCAAAATAACTTTGTCATGCTCGGTGAATGGTTTCACGTGGACGGATTCCATTTCGAGCAGCATATCTGCATTGTTAAATGTTTCTGTTGTTGTCACTGTACTTTGACCTTAAAACTCAAAATCAACAAATTGTTGTAAGTCTATCAGAAAATTTTATTTGAATGCTTAGCTATATCACCAACAAGTGATTTGGAACAAATTATGTGGTGAAGCTCACTGAAAGAAAAAAGGTCTGAACGTGTCAGACCTTTTTATTTACTAACGTTAGCTAAGCATCTTGTCGTTAGCTCATCGAGCTAAAGATAGCTTATTGAGCGGCAGCGTCACCGTTCTCAATTTTCAGCAGCTCAACTTCGAATACTAGCGTTGAGTTAGCTGGGATCGTTGGTGTGTCTTGCTCACCATAGGCTAGCTCTGGCGGGATAACGAACTTGAATTTTGAACCAACAGGCATCAACTGAACGCCTTCTGTCCAACCAGAGATGACGCGGTTTAGTGGGAACGTTGCTGGTTCACCACGATCGTATGAACTGTCGAACTGAGTGCCATCCGTCAGAGTACCTTTGTAATGTACTTGAACAGTATCGGTTTCTTTTGGCTGATCACCTTGAGCAGGAGTGATGACTTGGTAAAGTAGACCTGATTCAGTTTTCTTTACGCCTTCTTGTGCTTCAAACTCAGAGCGGAATTTTTCACCCGCTTCTTTATTTGCAGCAGCTTTCTCTGCCGCTTTCGCTTGCATCGTTTCAGCAACACGCTTGTCTAGAGCTTCTAACGCTGCGCGAGTATCTTCTTCAGTAAGTTCTGCTTTGCCAGCAAAAACATGTTGAATACCCTGAAGTACAAGATCTTTGTTTAGATCGATACCGATTTCACGAGGCTTATCTAGGCTGGTGTTTAGGTAGTTCGCGAAAGAAACACCAATAGCGTATGCCGCTTTATCATCGTCCGTTTTAAAAGTGACTGCTTGTTGCTCTTGTGCTGCCGGAGTCGCTTCCGCTTTCGGTGCTTCATCTTTTTGGCAGCCGACTGCAAGAATTACTGTTGCAGCTAGCAGTGACACTTTAAATAGTGATTTCATTAAATTCTCCAATTTGTTGGCAAAGCTTATTTTGTTGGCAAAGCTTATTTTGTTGGCAAAGCTTCAGTTATCATGCACAAAATCAGTTATCTCACTGGTGCATCACAAAAAGTTGTACCAATATAGCGGTATGTTTTGAGATTGTCTCTACGGATAATTAGACCTAATGCGGATAATTTACCATCTCACACTCTGTTTTACTGTCATTGTTGCGTTAAACGGCTGCTTTTTCTCTGGAAAAGAGCTTGAACGTTGGGATTTAGAACCCGATGGCTCAGCCAGTTTCGCGTTAAGCCGTGACGGACGATTCGCACTTATCTATTCCCAACAACACCAACTGGTACTGTGGGACCTCAATTCCAAAGAAATACTCGCGAAGCTCGGCGCTCAAGACCCACAGCAAAACACCGTATCGCGCATTCGCATTTCAGATAATGGCCAATTTGCGGTTACGGCTAGCCAGATTAATTTTGCCGTTTGGAATCTTGCTTGGTCACAAGCAAAAGGCTTGTGGTCCATATCTGACGGGCTAATCCGTGACATAGATATCAGCAGTGATGGTCAACAAGTCCTACTCGGTCTGTCTAATGGCAAAGCCATTTACGTCGATTTAGTCAGCGGACGTCGCATGGAGTTCCTTGCTCACCAAGAAAAAGTCAATTCCGTCGCACTTTCTCCCAACGGTCGTTATGCCCTAACCGGCGGCAATGACTATAAAGCCTACTTCTGGGATACCAAAACAGGGCAAATTATTCATACCTTCGAACATCAACAAAGAGTAAATCGTGTCGCACTGCAGCGTGACGGCAAACTGGCCTTCACCTCTGATGGTGGTGATGAGTCGTTTATTTGGCAACTGCCAAGCGGAATCAAACAAGCACAGCTGCACAGTTTTTCCCGTCAACTGATTTTCTCCACTGCGCGATTTTCTGATGATGGCGCTTTTCTGGTGACAGGAACACCATCAAGCCGTATAGAAGTTTGGGATAGTAAAACGGGCGACAAACTTGAAGGCTTTGAAGCAAAGCCAAGAAAAGATGCCCGTCCACCACGAGCTGTAGTGTATGATGCCGCTTTCGATTCAAAGCAGAGAGTCATATCTGGTACCTCAGCGGGCATTGCACAAGCGTGGAAACTCGACGACTAGGCCAGAGACCGAACAACTGTAAACCTAACAACACAGGTATTACGATGACAGAACAACATACAGTGCAGTTACAGCAACGTATTGATGATTTGGAATGCAAAGTGGCATTTCAAGAGCAAACCATTGATGAACTCAACGAAGCTCTTGCTCAGCAACAACTGTTAATCAATAAAATGAAAGATCAGATGACGTATGTGGTAGGCAAAATGAAGAATATGGAGACGTCTAACATGGCGGACCCAAATAAAGAGCCGCCACCACCACACTATTAATGTTTAATCGATGAGTGACGAACGTATCGGCATTCTTGTTTAAGAAAAGTAGTACGCTATCACTGCGCCTGCGACAACTAAGCAACCGCCGATGCGACGAAGCTGGTTATCCGGTTGTTCACTTAACTGAGCAACCATCTGGCGCCAACCATTTGGTGCAACTAAAGGTCCTAACCCTTCAACCACCAGCACTAATCCCAACGCCATCCAAAGTGAATTAGACATTGACTGTCTCCATAAGAAAAGGCTCCTTTCGGAGCCTTTGTATAATCTTCCAAGTTCTCTTCTTGATAGGAGATACTATCTTACTCCTCCCCCTTCGAAGGGGAGGCTGGGTGGGGTTGCTTTCACCGAACTGAATTAAGAGTGTAATGATTAATAAGTTCAGTGGATTTCAACCCCCTCTAACTCCCCCTCATCTGAGGGGGAGAACTAAGAGAATCTTTTATCTTCCCAACAAGAGGAAAAATGAGATCACCTACTTCGCAGGTGCGCCTTTCGAATTATTCATGTATTTGAAGAAATCACTCTTCGGATCTAACACAAGAATATCGCCTTTCTGGCTGAACGATTTCTCATACGCTTTTAGCGAACGGACAAAGCCAAAGAACTCAGGATCTTTGTTGTACGCTTCAGAGTAAATCTTGGCAGCTTTTGCATCCGCTTCACCACGTGTAACACGTGCAGTCTTATCCGCTTCAGCTAGGATAGTTGCCACTTCAAGTTCAGCTTGAGCGCGGATAACTTCCGCTTTCTCACGACCTTGAGAACGGTGTTTACGAGCAACAGATTCACGCTCAGCACGCATACGACGATAGATAGACTCACTGATTTCATCAGGTAAGTTGATTTTCTTCATACGGAAATCAACCACTTCGACACCAAGGTCTTTCATCGCACTTTGACGAGTATCGTTCAGTACGTTCTCCATGATTTGGTCGCGCTGACCATCAATCTCTAATGCTTGTTTCGCCGCTTCAGTCGTTACCACTTCTGAATCAGAGCTGTCTGGCAATACATCGTTGTTGCGAGGACCAGAAACAATCTGCTTAATTTCACGAGAACCGATTTCTGAACGTAGGATGTCAGTCACTTTACGCTCAAGTAGTGCTTCCGCAGTTAGAGCGTTACCACCACCGGTTGCCAAGAAATATTGACCGAAATCTTTAATACGCCACTTAACGTAGGTATCAATGATAACGTCTTTTTTCTCTGACGTTACAAAACGGTCAGAACGTCCATCCATAGTTTGAATACGAGCATCTAATGATTTTACGCGATCAAACAACGGCATCTTCATGTGTAGACCCGGTTCGTAAATTTTCGCTGCGTCGTTAGCATCTTTCATTACTCGACCAAAGCGAATAACGAAGCCACGCTCACCTTCTGGGATCACGAATACTGACATCAACAACAAAGCAAGAACAACAACCACTACAGGGATCATTAACTTACGCATTATTAGTATCTCCCTTGACGTGAAGTCGTTGAACGGTTTTGAGCATCAGTTTCGCTATCAGTTGCCGAACGCTGAGACTCTAACTCAATGTTGTCATAAGTCGCTGAAGACTTATCTGCACGTTTAGTTGGAGTTGCCTGTTGGCCCGCTAACTTATCAATCGGTAAGTAAAGCAGGTTGCCGCTTGATTCCGAATCAATCAGCACTTTAGACGAGTTGGTATACACTTCTTCCATCGCATCTAAGTACAAACGATTACGAGTAACCTCAGGCGCTGCTTGGTACTCAGGCAATAGTTTCTCAAACTGAGCCACTTGACCCAATGATTCGTTAACCACGCGCTCGCTGTAACCCAACGCTTCTTTTTTCAGACGCTCTGCACGACCTGTCGCTTTAGGCAGAATTTCGTTTTTGTAAGCTTCCGCTTCACGAATGAAACGCTCTTCATCCTCACGAGCCGCGATAGCATCATCAAAGGCATCTTTAACTTGCTCTGGCGGACGCGCAGATTGGAAGTTCACATCAACAATCATCAAGCCCATGTCATAGCTATCAATAATTTGATTTAGCGTCTCTTGGGTGCTTTGACGAATTTGTTGGCGGCCACTGGTCAGGATGCTATCCATCAGTGAGTCACCAATCACCGCACGTAATGCTGAGTCGGTCGCTTGGCGTAAGCTGTCGTCGGCATTAG includes:
- the fusA gene encoding elongation factor G, translated to MARKTPIERYRNIGICAHVDAGKTTTTERILFYTGLSHKIGEVHDGAATMDWMEQEQERGITITSAATTTFWRGMEAQFQDHRINIIDTPGHVDFTIEVERSLRVLDGAVVVFCGASGVEPQSETVWRQANKYHVPRIVFVNKMDRAGADFLRVVNQIKNRLGATPVPIQLNIGAEEEFRGVIDLIKMKAINWNEADQGMTFTYEDIPADMQELAEEWRSHLVETAAEASEELMEKYLDDGELTEAEIKQALRQRTLNNEIVLATCGSAFKNKGVQAVLDAVVEYLPAPIDVPSIKGVDENDHEVERHADDNEPFSALAFKIATDPFVGTLTFMRVYSGVVNSGDAVYNSVKQKKERFGRIVQMHANKREEIKEVRAGDIAAAIGLKDVTTGDTLCDQNHKVILERMEFPTPVIQIAVEPRSTADQEKMAIALGKLAAEDPSFRVETDQETGQTLISGMGELHLDIIVDRMKREFSVDCNVGKPQVAYRETIRGKSEVEGKFVRQSGGRGQYGHVWLKIEPAEVGQGFVFVDEIVGGAIPKEFIAPVAKGIEEQMNNGVLAGYPVLDVKATLFDGSFHDVDSSEMAFKIAGSMAFKKGALEANPVILEPLMKVEVTTPEDWMGDVVGDLNRRRGMIEGMDDGLAGLKIIHAKVPLSEMFGYATDLRSATQGRASYSMEFSEYAEVPKNIAEAIIAERG
- a CDS encoding helix-turn-helix transcriptional regulator, with the protein product MTTTETFNNADMLLEMESVHVKPFTEHDKVILRSYEAVVDGIASLIGPFCEIVLHSLEDLNTSAIKIANGENTGRQVGSPITDLALKMLRDIEGSERNFSRSYFTRAKGGVLMKSITVAIRNGENRVIGLLCINVNLDAPFSQVLQSFMPTQEAQDAASSVNFASDVEELVDQTVERTIEEINTDKTVSNNTKNRQIVMALFDKGIFDIKDAINRVADRLNISKHTVYLYIRQRKTEDDEA
- the rpsL gene encoding 30S ribosomal protein S12; this encodes MATINQLVRKPRAKQVVKSNVPALEACPQKRGVCTRVYTTTPKKPNSALRKVCRVRLTNGFEVTSYIGGEGHNLQEHSVVLIRGGRVKDLPGVRYHTVRGALDCAGVNDRKQARSKYGVKRPKS
- the rpsG gene encoding 30S ribosomal protein S7, whose product is MPRRRVIGQRKILPDPKFKSELLAKFVNILMVDGKKSTAEKIVYTALDTMAEKSGKDHLAVFEEALENVRPAVEVKSRRVGGSTYQVPVEVRPVRRNALAMRWLVEAARKRGEKSMAARLAAEMLDASENKGTAVKKREDVHRMAEANKAFAHYRW
- the tusC gene encoding sulfurtransferase complex subunit TusC produces the protein MKKVAFIFHTAPHGTSSAREGLDAILAASAYSEELAIFFVGEGVLQLLNGQDPSQVLSRDYISAFKLLDLYDIEQRYICEQSLQDWGLGASDLIIDGKIVSPQQIAQQWNEFDQLLTF
- a CDS encoding SlyX family protein; translated protein: MTEQHTVQLQQRIDDLECKVAFQEQTIDELNEALAQQQLLINKMKDQMTYVVGKMKNMETSNMADPNKEPPPPHY
- a CDS encoding WD40 repeat domain-containing protein; its protein translation is MRIIYHLTLCFTVIVALNGCFFSGKELERWDLEPDGSASFALSRDGRFALIYSQQHQLVLWDLNSKEILAKLGAQDPQQNTVSRIRISDNGQFAVTASQINFAVWNLAWSQAKGLWSISDGLIRDIDISSDGQQVLLGLSNGKAIYVDLVSGRRMEFLAHQEKVNSVALSPNGRYALTGGNDYKAYFWDTKTGQIIHTFEHQQRVNRVALQRDGKLAFTSDGGDESFIWQLPSGIKQAQLHSFSRQLIFSTARFSDDGAFLVTGTPSSRIEVWDSKTGDKLEGFEAKPRKDARPPRAVVYDAAFDSKQRVISGTSAGIAQAWKLDD
- the hflC gene encoding protease modulator HflC, with translation MRKLMIPVVVVVLALLLMSVFVIPEGERGFVIRFGRVMKDANDAAKIYEPGLHMKMPLFDRVKSLDARIQTMDGRSDRFVTSEKKDVIIDTYVKWRIKDFGQYFLATGGGNALTAEALLERKVTDILRSEIGSREIKQIVSGPRNNDVLPDSSDSEVVTTEAAKQALEIDGQRDQIMENVLNDTRQSAMKDLGVEVVDFRMKKINLPDEISESIYRRMRAERESVARKHRSQGREKAEVIRAQAELEVATILAEADKTARVTRGEADAKAAKIYSEAYNKDPEFFGFVRSLKAYEKSFSQKGDILVLDPKSDFFKYMNNSKGAPAK
- the tusB gene encoding sulfurtransferase complex subunit TusB; this translates as MLHIVKSLEKLKLVSRYLQPTDDLLLVENAVYASSQHSEYYSQIVVTGQIFALQEDLQARGWSENSAQNIQIINRFEFVELTISHSKSISW
- the tuf gene encoding elongation factor Tu, coding for MSKEKFERTKPHVNVGTIGHVDHGKTTLTAAICTTLSKVYGGKARDFASIDNAPEERERGITISTSHVEYDTPARHYAHVDCPGHADYVKNMITGAAQMDGGILVVAATDGPMPQTREHILLGRQVGIPYIIVFMNKCDMVDDEELLELVEMEVRELLSEYDFPGDDLPVIQGSALGALNGEPQWEEKIIELAKALDEYIPEPERAVDMPFLMPIEDVFSIQGRGTVVTGRIERGILKVGDEVAIVGIHDTTTTTCTGVEMFRKLLDEGRAGENVGALLRGTKRDDVERGQVLAKPGSITPHTKFESEVYVLSKDEGGRHTPFFKGYRPQFYFRTTDVTGDISLPEGVEMVMPGDNIKMTVDLIAPIAMDEGLRFAIREGGRTVGAGVVAKIFA
- the tusD gene encoding sulfurtransferase complex subunit TusD; protein product: MTYSLVVNGSVYGTQSARNAYLFAQALIEKGHQLESVFFYQDGVFNASKLTVPANDEFDLVKAWQSLATKHQVRLETCVAAALRRGVIGQDEASQHQLPSANLAEHFEQSGLGSLAEALLSQDRVVQF
- the hflK gene encoding FtsH protease activity modulator HflK → MAWNEPGNNNGNNGRDNDPWGNNNNRGDKGGREQGPPDLDEVFNKLSQKLGGKFGNKGRSGKGPSFSGGSAIGFGVIAVIAIAIWFFAGFYTISEAERGVVLRLGKYDRIVDPGLNWRPRFIDEVTPVNIQAIRSMRASGLMLTKDENVVTVAMDVQYRVSDPFKYLYRVTNADDSLRQATDSALRAVIGDSLMDSILTSGRQQIRQSTQETLNQIIDSYDMGLMIVDVNFQSARPPEQVKDAFDDAIAAREDEERFIREAEAYKNEILPKATGRAERLKKEALGYSERVVNESLGQVAQFEKLLPEYQAAPEVTRNRLYLDAMEEVYTNSSKVLIDSESSGNLLYLPIDKLAGQQATPTKRADKSSATYDNIELESQRSATDSETDAQNRSTTSRQGRY
- the fkpA gene encoding FKBP-type peptidyl-prolyl cis-trans isomerase, translated to MKSLFKVSLLAATVILAVGCQKDEAPKAEATPAAQEQQAVTFKTDDDKAAYAIGVSFANYLNTSLDKPREIGIDLNKDLVLQGIQHVFAGKAELTEEDTRAALEALDKRVAETMQAKAAEKAAANKEAGEKFRSEFEAQEGVKKTESGLLYQVITPAQGDQPKETDTVQVHYKGTLTDGTQFDSSYDRGEPATFPLNRVISGWTEGVQLMPVGSKFKFVIPPELAYGEQDTPTIPANSTLVFEVELLKIENGDAAAQ
- a CDS encoding DUF2065 domain-containing protein; amino-acid sequence: MSNSLWMALGLVLVVEGLGPLVAPNGWRQMVAQLSEQPDNQLRRIGGCLVVAGAVIAYYFS